Proteins co-encoded in one Meiothermus sp. genomic window:
- a CDS encoding tetratricopeptide repeat protein, which produces MLHTLGGLRLEGSSFSREKPLLLLAYLALEGPKPRRFLAELFWPEAADPMNSLAVALAKLRKLGVAYNDESRAWVDLDCDALALQDALRAGRWEEGVGFYRGPFAEGLKESLGAELEEWVLGVRERLASEVRQAYLVLAEKAAHQGKFGEAARKAEHAHQVAGAPPLEPEELPKVYRLLLAAEHPLAEALEREARELGITLGGSSQAARGRLRQALVGREPEMATLLALQEGAWAWVRGGAGMGKTALLHEVAGRTGWLYLPARTGLPYATLEPLLENIQGGEEALLRGIAQLRENLLLDDWEQIDPESQRILTRLRALRPPIRVVLAGRGEPPFAVDRLVELEPLTLEELASYPGAFETTGGVPALVGAWLRGEPIQTALEARLLGLPEPVRQVYMGLALLETPDLLLVRQALGLNATEMAQAVDLLLSAGLIDLNGVVFGREAALRFLAERPTLEARLSLGLARRLKPQQALPLYRRARGLLEDADLPHLQQAYITWASELIRRGFPKRAAEELAEAPAHPEIALLRARALERAGMYKEALEVVRFLPPSSEQQALLAALFHRLGRAEEAQAAAEKALSGGMEARAEAQNTLGLIFLAKGSFIEAAGAFRRAAALWLGLGDENRRLDALSNAAIARARMGEDVTLVFQELLEAAQDNKNLKAQALINLGKELERQKRFEEALESYREAEGLAQEAGNLKKAALAQNNIGALFHMQNRLDEAKHYYHKAILAAREAGEAYVLALALSNLAELLGDLEVWQEAIAVSENAGYFDLAQQQREQLRAFMERSG; this is translated from the coding sequence ATGCTTCACACCCTGGGCGGCCTGCGGCTGGAGGGGAGCAGTTTCAGCCGGGAGAAGCCCCTGTTGCTCCTGGCCTACCTGGCCCTGGAGGGCCCCAAGCCAAGGCGCTTTCTGGCCGAGCTGTTCTGGCCCGAGGCTGCCGACCCCATGAACTCGCTGGCGGTGGCGCTGGCCAAGCTGCGCAAGCTGGGCGTGGCCTACAACGACGAGAGCCGGGCCTGGGTAGATCTGGACTGCGACGCCCTGGCCTTGCAGGATGCCCTGCGGGCGGGACGCTGGGAAGAGGGGGTGGGCTTTTACAGAGGGCCTTTTGCCGAGGGGCTGAAGGAGAGCCTGGGCGCAGAGCTGGAGGAGTGGGTGCTGGGGGTGCGCGAGCGGCTGGCTTCGGAGGTTCGGCAGGCGTATCTGGTTCTGGCCGAAAAAGCTGCTCACCAGGGGAAGTTTGGCGAAGCCGCCCGTAAGGCCGAACACGCCCACCAGGTGGCCGGTGCACCGCCTTTGGAGCCGGAGGAGCTGCCCAAGGTGTACCGGCTGCTGCTGGCGGCCGAGCATCCCCTGGCCGAGGCCCTCGAGCGCGAGGCGCGAGAGCTGGGCATTACGTTGGGCGGCTCGAGCCAGGCTGCGCGGGGTCGCCTGCGCCAAGCCCTGGTGGGGCGGGAGCCCGAGATGGCCACTTTGCTGGCCCTCCAGGAGGGGGCCTGGGCCTGGGTTAGGGGTGGGGCCGGGATGGGCAAGACCGCCCTGCTGCACGAGGTGGCGGGTCGCACCGGCTGGCTGTACCTACCGGCCCGCACAGGGCTCCCTTACGCCACACTGGAACCCCTGCTCGAGAACATCCAGGGGGGCGAGGAGGCCCTGCTGCGCGGCATTGCCCAGCTGCGCGAGAACCTGCTGCTCGACGACTGGGAGCAGATAGACCCCGAGAGTCAGCGCATCCTTACCCGCTTGCGGGCTTTGCGCCCACCCATCCGGGTGGTGCTTGCGGGCCGGGGGGAGCCCCCCTTTGCGGTAGACCGCTTGGTTGAGCTGGAGCCCCTCACCCTAGAGGAGCTGGCCAGTTATCCGGGGGCTTTCGAGACCACCGGGGGCGTGCCCGCCCTGGTGGGCGCCTGGCTGCGCGGTGAGCCCATCCAGACTGCCCTGGAAGCCCGCCTGCTGGGCTTGCCCGAGCCGGTTCGGCAGGTCTACATGGGCCTGGCCTTGCTGGAAACCCCCGACCTGCTGCTGGTACGCCAGGCCCTGGGCCTGAACGCGACCGAGATGGCCCAGGCCGTAGACTTGCTTCTTTCCGCCGGCCTGATTGACCTGAACGGGGTGGTTTTTGGGCGCGAGGCGGCCCTGCGCTTTTTGGCCGAACGCCCCACCCTCGAGGCCCGGCTCAGCCTGGGGCTGGCCCGCCGGCTCAAACCCCAACAAGCCCTGCCGCTGTACCGCCGGGCTCGAGGGTTGCTCGAGGACGCCGACCTGCCCCACCTGCAGCAGGCCTACATCACCTGGGCCAGCGAGCTCATCCGGCGGGGCTTTCCCAAACGCGCCGCCGAGGAGCTGGCCGAAGCCCCGGCCCACCCCGAGATTGCCCTGCTGCGCGCACGGGCCCTGGAGCGGGCGGGCATGTACAAGGAAGCCCTCGAGGTAGTGCGCTTTTTACCCCCGAGCTCCGAGCAACAGGCCCTGCTGGCCGCCCTCTTCCACCGGTTGGGCCGGGCCGAGGAGGCCCAGGCCGCTGCCGAGAAGGCTCTTTCGGGGGGCATGGAGGCCCGGGCCGAGGCGCAGAACACCCTGGGCCTGATTTTTCTGGCCAAAGGCAGCTTTATAGAGGCCGCCGGGGCCTTTCGACGGGCCGCCGCTTTGTGGCTGGGTTTGGGGGATGAAAACCGGCGCCTGGATGCGCTCAGCAACGCAGCCATTGCCCGCGCCCGCATGGGCGAGGACGTGACCCTGGTTTTCCAGGAGCTTCTGGAAGCCGCCCAGGACAACAAGAACCTCAAAGCCCAGGCCCTCATCAACCTGGGCAAGGAACTGGAACGACAAAAACGCTTCGAAGAAGCCCTGGAGAGCTACCGTGAGGCCGAAGGGCTGGCCCAGGAGGCGGGCAACCTCAAGAAAGCGGCCCTGGCTCAGAACAACATCGGGGCTTTGTTCCACATGCAAAACCGCCTGGACGAAGCCAAACACTACTACCACAAGGCCATCCTGGCGGCGCGGGAGGCGGGCGAGGCCTATGTGCTGGCCCTGGCCCTCTCCAACCTGGCCGAGCTATTGGGCGACCTCGAGGTCTGGCAGGAGGCCATCGCGGTCTCGGAGAACGCCGGATACTTCGACCTGGCCCAGCAGCAGCGCGAGCAACTGCGGGCGTTCATGGAGCGTTCAGGGTAG